One segment of Natronosalvus halobius DNA contains the following:
- the acs gene encoding acetate--CoA ligase, whose protein sequence is MGDRDEVPNDGTSSDEPSQSPPTSFVEQANVDEDLTDAFERTWPDCWDRAGELLDWDDPYQAVLDDENPPFYRWFPGGTLNASYNCLDRHLESGRKNHAAIRWEGKDGERRTFTYQELYVEVNECAAALRELGVEEDDVVTIYLPMIPELPIAMLACARIGAPHSVVFAGLSAAALATRMDAADSEYLLTCDGYYRRGDAFNQKSKADNAVLSVDADVTTVVVDRLGEELPHVLGSNEYDYDALLEAHSRETVEPVSRDAEDMLFLMYTSGTTGEPKGVVHSTGGYLAYAAWTARSVLDIKPEDTYWCAADIGWITGHSYIVYGPLALGTTTVMYEGTPDYPDRDRLWEIIERMAVDVFYTAPTAVRAFMKWGKQYPGRHDLSSLRLLGSVGEPINPRAWHWYREHVGGGECPIVDTWWQTETGGIAISTVPGVDEMKPGSAGPPLPGIEVDLLDGDGTVVDPGERGYLTLGRPWPGMAETLYDDDERYVAEYWRQFSDPDAGEWRYASGDAARMDEDGYLTILGRVDDVLNIAGQRVSTMELESAVAGVEGVAEAAVVGGSDGGDVYAYVSTEGSTDDSDALERRILEAVETEIGPIARPETVVFTPELPKTRSGKIMRRLLEDVTNDEPLGDTSALRNPEIVGEIQSAVRDQ, encoded by the coding sequence ATGGGAGACAGAGACGAGGTTCCGAACGACGGGACCTCGAGCGACGAGCCGAGCCAATCGCCACCGACGTCCTTCGTCGAGCAGGCGAACGTCGACGAGGACCTCACGGATGCCTTCGAGCGGACGTGGCCCGACTGCTGGGATCGAGCCGGCGAGTTGCTCGATTGGGACGACCCCTACCAGGCCGTCCTCGACGACGAGAACCCGCCCTTCTATCGCTGGTTCCCCGGCGGAACGCTCAACGCCTCGTACAACTGCCTCGACCGCCACCTCGAGTCCGGTCGAAAGAACCACGCGGCGATTCGCTGGGAGGGAAAAGACGGCGAGCGTCGAACGTTCACCTACCAGGAACTCTACGTCGAGGTGAACGAGTGTGCGGCGGCCTTGCGAGAGCTGGGCGTCGAAGAGGACGACGTCGTGACGATATACCTCCCGATGATCCCCGAACTCCCGATCGCGATGCTCGCCTGTGCCCGAATCGGCGCCCCCCACTCGGTCGTCTTCGCCGGGTTATCGGCGGCCGCACTCGCGACCCGGATGGACGCCGCCGACAGCGAGTACCTGCTCACCTGCGACGGCTACTACCGCCGCGGCGACGCGTTCAACCAGAAGAGCAAGGCCGACAACGCCGTTCTCTCGGTCGACGCGGACGTCACGACCGTCGTCGTCGACCGTCTCGGGGAGGAACTCCCTCACGTCCTCGGCTCGAACGAGTACGATTACGACGCGTTGCTCGAGGCCCACTCCCGAGAAACCGTGGAACCCGTCTCGCGAGACGCCGAGGACATGCTCTTCCTGATGTACACCTCGGGCACGACCGGCGAGCCAAAAGGTGTCGTCCACTCGACCGGCGGCTACCTGGCCTACGCGGCCTGGACCGCCCGTTCCGTCCTCGATATCAAACCCGAGGACACCTACTGGTGTGCAGCGGACATCGGCTGGATCACGGGTCACTCCTACATCGTCTACGGCCCGCTCGCGCTGGGCACGACCACCGTGATGTACGAGGGGACGCCCGACTACCCCGACCGCGACCGACTCTGGGAGATCATCGAGCGGATGGCCGTCGACGTCTTCTACACGGCGCCGACGGCTGTCCGTGCGTTCATGAAGTGGGGGAAACAGTACCCCGGGCGCCACGATCTCTCGAGCCTCCGGTTACTCGGGAGCGTCGGTGAACCGATCAACCCGCGAGCCTGGCACTGGTATCGCGAGCACGTCGGCGGCGGGGAGTGCCCCATCGTCGACACCTGGTGGCAGACCGAGACCGGCGGCATCGCGATTTCGACGGTGCCGGGCGTCGACGAGATGAAGCCGGGATCCGCGGGGCCACCGTTGCCCGGCATCGAGGTCGACCTGCTCGACGGCGACGGCACCGTGGTCGACCCCGGTGAGAGAGGGTACCTGACCCTCGGGCGGCCGTGGCCGGGGATGGCCGAGACGCTCTACGACGACGACGAGCGGTACGTCGCCGAGTACTGGCGGCAGTTTTCCGACCCCGACGCCGGCGAGTGGCGCTACGCCAGCGGCGACGCCGCCCGGATGGACGAGGATGGCTACCTCACGATCCTCGGACGCGTCGACGACGTGCTCAATATCGCCGGCCAGCGAGTCAGCACGATGGAACTCGAGTCCGCCGTCGCCGGCGTCGAGGGTGTCGCGGAAGCGGCCGTCGTCGGCGGATCCGACGGCGGCGACGTCTACGCCTACGTGAGTACCGAGGGTTCCACCGACGACAGCGACGCCCTCGAACGACGGATTCTCGAGGCCGTCGAGACCGAGATCGGACCAATCGCTCGGCCCGAAACCGTCGTGTTCACGCCCGAGTTACCCAAGACCCGCTCGGGCAAGATCATGCGCCGCCTCCTCGAGGACGTGACGAACGACGAACCGCTGGGCGATACGAGCGCATTACGAAATCCGGAAATCGTCGGGGAGATTCAATCGGCGGTTCGCGACCAGTAA
- a CDS encoding bacterio-opsin activator domain-containing protein has translation MTDGGSAVLTTNRYEVLLNAAETHREALVVRLCGDVGLRPAEVVRLTPGCVRQLRADPPRYGLAIPASTESVDDLARVAYLPTRVERALRQYAHGNGIGDDDHLVPVTPRRVQMLVAEVSTRASERFDDPALETVSSRDLRQFFAKRALRETANPRAIKAAGDWQSFEALEPYLPSPTPDELVRAFEPLETAGTPDRSSTPSALSNGGRPVQERASEPAGNSTDDALQEVLERSDRYAWFRLDHDGRIDRWSDGAASLFGHTEADVIGSHVGILFPDAAVDEGVPDRLLETARDENGVDIDGWRCRADGSRTRVLETIVPVPVDADGSRRFVVLACQDSTPNHRFESARAVTAALLEASTHEAVETEVCRALVDEGPYELAWIDRTTASRTRREWYAANGLEGATIEHLQAAFGEATDVDYGDLDDGIVRTNVSTDGFDGTLLAVSVRYGDTVYGTLTLGTARETVGERERTWLETLGSQVGHTIAAVRRRNLLLSDAVVELDFACRDAASFFVDASARLDCRFELDSLVPIDDHTQLYYVHVTDATPAAVFEHAESDSGIRECRVIDTYADGSRLEFVVEGSSPALTLMEYGVTVLESVTRDGTTTITAECASDTDVRTVVDGLRAAFPASELVGKRQVERSVQTARAFRTGLEDRLTDRQEAALRAAYFGGYYDWPRESTAEEIADAMDVSSPTLHNHLRKGQHELLRTFFDGRP, from the coding sequence ATGACCGACGGTGGATCGGCAGTACTGACGACGAATCGGTACGAGGTGCTGTTGAACGCCGCCGAAACCCACCGCGAGGCTCTCGTCGTCCGGCTGTGCGGCGACGTCGGCCTTCGCCCGGCGGAAGTCGTCCGATTGACGCCGGGTTGCGTCCGGCAACTTCGCGCCGATCCGCCACGATACGGACTCGCTATCCCCGCCTCGACGGAATCGGTCGACGACCTCGCTCGAGTCGCCTACCTCCCGACACGGGTCGAACGAGCGCTTCGCCAGTACGCCCACGGTAACGGTATCGGCGACGACGACCACCTCGTTCCCGTCACGCCGCGTCGCGTCCAGATGCTCGTTGCCGAGGTGAGCACCCGGGCGAGCGAGCGGTTCGACGATCCGGCGCTCGAGACCGTCTCCTCGAGGGATCTGCGTCAGTTTTTCGCGAAACGTGCACTTCGCGAAACCGCCAACCCCCGAGCCATCAAAGCCGCCGGTGACTGGCAGAGTTTCGAGGCGCTCGAGCCCTACCTCCCCAGCCCGACGCCCGACGAGCTGGTTCGGGCGTTCGAGCCGCTCGAAACGGCGGGCACGCCGGATCGTTCGTCGACCCCCTCGGCCCTCTCGAACGGTGGTCGACCGGTACAGGAACGAGCGAGCGAACCGGCCGGGAACTCGACGGACGACGCGCTGCAGGAAGTACTCGAGCGTTCCGACCGATACGCCTGGTTCCGCCTCGATCACGACGGACGTATCGACCGCTGGAGCGATGGGGCAGCCAGCCTCTTCGGCCACACGGAGGCAGACGTGATCGGCTCACACGTCGGAATTCTCTTTCCGGACGCGGCCGTCGACGAGGGCGTTCCAGATCGACTGCTCGAGACTGCGCGCGACGAAAACGGGGTCGACATCGACGGGTGGCGCTGCCGAGCAGACGGGTCGCGGACGCGCGTGCTGGAAACGATCGTCCCCGTTCCTGTCGACGCCGACGGGAGCCGAAGGTTCGTCGTTCTCGCGTGTCAGGACTCGACACCCAACCACCGATTCGAATCCGCTCGAGCAGTGACGGCCGCGCTGCTCGAGGCCTCGACGCACGAGGCCGTCGAAACCGAAGTCTGTCGCGCGCTCGTCGACGAAGGGCCGTACGAACTCGCCTGGATCGACCGAACGACCGCCTCGAGAACCCGCCGAGAGTGGTACGCCGCGAACGGCCTCGAGGGCGCGACGATCGAACACCTGCAGGCGGCCTTCGGGGAAGCCACCGACGTGGACTACGGAGACCTGGACGACGGGATCGTTCGCACGAACGTCTCGACCGACGGTTTCGACGGGACGCTCCTGGCGGTTTCCGTCCGCTACGGCGACACCGTCTACGGCACGCTGACCCTCGGAACGGCGCGCGAGACGGTCGGCGAACGGGAACGGACCTGGCTCGAGACCCTCGGTTCCCAGGTCGGTCACACCATCGCGGCCGTCCGACGACGTAACCTCCTACTTTCCGATGCGGTGGTCGAACTCGACTTCGCGTGCCGGGACGCGGCGTCGTTCTTCGTCGACGCCAGCGCTCGACTCGACTGTCGGTTCGAACTCGACTCACTCGTCCCCATCGACGACCACACCCAGTTATACTACGTCCACGTCACCGACGCCACCCCGGCAGCCGTCTTCGAGCACGCCGAATCGGACTCCGGCATTCGAGAGTGCCGGGTGATCGATACCTACGCGGACGGTAGCCGCCTCGAGTTCGTCGTCGAGGGCTCCTCGCCGGCGCTCACGCTGATGGAGTACGGCGTGACCGTGCTCGAGTCGGTGACCCGGGACGGGACGACGACGATCACGGCCGAGTGCGCGAGCGATACTGACGTCAGAACCGTCGTCGACGGTCTGCGCGCGGCGTTTCCCGCGTCAGAACTCGTCGGAAAGCGCCAGGTCGAGCGCTCCGTCCAGACGGCCCGCGCGTTCCGAACGGGCCTGGAGGATCGACTCACCGACCGCCAGGAGGCCGCGCTTCGAGCGGCGTACTTCGGCGGGTACTACGACTGGCCGCGCGAGAGCACAGCCGAGGAGATCGCCGACGCGATGGACGTCTCCTCACCGACTCTGCACAATCACCTCAGGAAAGGCCAGCACGAACTACTGCGGACGTTTTTCGACGGTCGACCCTAA
- the acs gene encoding acetate--CoA ligase — MAQEEPALEARLAEGETYEPPASFVDQANVSDPEIYEEFAENWPECWERAADLLSWSQEYDTVLEDDDAPFYRWFTGGELNASYNCLDRHVEDGAKNRAAIKWEGELGETRTYTYSDLLYEVEAFAASLRELGVQEDDVVTLYLPMIPELPIAMLACARIGAPHSVVFAGFSADALATRMNAADSEYLVTCDGYYRRGDPLNHLSKANEGLEDVDHDVETVVVDRLGDDHSHSLSENQRDYEELVDAHEGKTVEPVSRDAEDMLFLMYTSGTTGQPKGVKHTTGGYLSYAAWTSHAVLDVKPEDTYWCAADIGWITGHSYIVYGPLALGTTTVMYEGTPDYPEKDRLWELVEKNNVDIFYTAPTAIRAFMKWGKQYPDQHDLSSLRLLGTVGEPINPRAWQWYYDHIGDGECPIIDTWWQTETGGMMITTLPGVGEMKPGSAGPPLPGIDARIVDASGDQVEAGNAGYLTVNNPWPGMLRTLYNNDERFLSEYWQEYSDEESDEWVYFPEDGAKIDDDGYITILGRVDDVINVSGHRLGTMEIESAIVGVEGVAEAAVVGGDHDIKGEAVYAYVIPEDGYADDDSLEERIVAGVEDAIGPIARPEEVIVTPELPKTRSGKIMRRLLEDIASGNELGDTSTLRNPDVVEDIAAQVGDD; from the coding sequence ATGGCACAGGAAGAACCTGCACTCGAGGCGCGGTTAGCCGAGGGGGAGACCTACGAGCCGCCGGCGTCGTTCGTCGACCAGGCGAACGTGAGCGACCCCGAGATTTACGAGGAGTTCGCAGAGAACTGGCCGGAGTGTTGGGAGCGCGCCGCGGACCTGCTCTCCTGGAGCCAGGAGTACGACACCGTCCTCGAGGACGACGACGCGCCGTTCTATCGGTGGTTCACCGGCGGCGAGCTCAACGCGTCGTACAACTGTCTGGATCGCCACGTCGAGGACGGCGCGAAGAATCGGGCGGCGATCAAGTGGGAGGGCGAACTCGGGGAAACTCGAACGTATACCTACAGCGACCTGCTGTACGAGGTCGAGGCGTTTGCCGCCTCGTTGCGGGAGCTAGGCGTCCAGGAGGACGACGTCGTCACGCTCTACCTGCCGATGATTCCGGAGCTACCCATCGCGATGCTCGCGTGTGCCCGCATCGGCGCGCCCCACTCGGTGGTGTTCGCTGGCTTCTCCGCCGACGCGCTCGCGACCCGGATGAACGCCGCCGACAGCGAGTACCTCGTCACCTGCGACGGCTACTACCGCCGTGGCGATCCGCTAAACCACCTCTCGAAGGCCAACGAGGGACTCGAGGACGTCGACCACGACGTCGAGACGGTCGTCGTCGACCGCCTCGGCGACGATCACTCGCACTCGCTGAGTGAGAACCAGCGAGACTACGAGGAACTGGTCGACGCACACGAAGGCAAGACGGTCGAGCCGGTGTCTCGCGATGCGGAGGACATGCTGTTCCTGATGTACACTTCGGGGACGACGGGTCAGCCAAAGGGGGTGAAACACACCACGGGTGGCTACCTCTCGTACGCCGCCTGGACCTCTCACGCCGTCCTGGACGTCAAACCCGAGGACACTTACTGGTGTGCGGCCGACATCGGCTGGATTACGGGCCACTCCTACATCGTCTACGGCCCGCTCGCGCTGGGAACCACCACCGTGATGTACGAGGGGACGCCCGACTACCCCGAGAAGGACCGGCTGTGGGAACTCGTCGAGAAAAACAATGTGGACATATTCTACACCGCCCCCACCGCCATCCGGGCGTTCATGAAGTGGGGCAAGCAGTACCCCGATCAGCACGATCTCTCGAGTCTGCGTCTTTTGGGGACGGTGGGCGAGCCGATCAACCCCCGAGCCTGGCAGTGGTACTACGATCACATCGGCGACGGCGAGTGTCCCATCATTGACACCTGGTGGCAAACGGAGACGGGCGGGATGATGATCACCACCCTCCCCGGTGTCGGCGAGATGAAACCCGGCTCGGCCGGGCCGCCACTGCCGGGTATCGACGCCCGCATCGTCGATGCCAGCGGCGACCAGGTCGAGGCGGGCAACGCCGGCTACCTTACGGTGAATAATCCGTGGCCGGGGATGCTGCGCACGCTGTACAACAACGACGAGCGCTTCCTCTCCGAGTACTGGCAGGAGTACTCCGACGAGGAAAGCGACGAGTGGGTGTACTTCCCCGAAGACGGCGCGAAAATCGACGACGACGGCTACATCACCATCCTCGGGCGCGTCGACGACGTCATCAACGTCTCCGGGCACCGCCTGGGCACGATGGAAATCGAGAGCGCCATCGTCGGCGTCGAGGGCGTCGCCGAAGCCGCCGTCGTCGGCGGCGACCACGACATCAAAGGCGAAGCTGTCTACGCCTACGTCATCCCCGAAGACGGCTACGCGGACGACGACAGCCTCGAGGAGCGCATCGTGGCGGGAGTAGAAGACGCCATCGGGCCCATCGCTCGACCCGAAGAGGTCATCGTCACCCCCGAACTCCCCAAAACCCGTTCGGGCAAGATCATGCGTCGCCTGCTCGAGGACATCGCCTCGGGCAACGAACTTGGCGACACCTCGACGCTCCGGAACCCGGACGTCGTCGAGGACATCGCTGCCCAGGTTGGGGACGACTGA
- a CDS encoding DUF4212 domain-containing protein: MPDNTTHESERKERTVVTDGGRSDVEREKEIDYLNVEINLLKPGTPFMRDHNRVILTGFFLWAIIVFGPVTATRLAPDLMTQPIPGLGFPLHYFLIAIGGPGGALLLSVWYVRKRDKIDEKYGIEQVQAPETTRTDTSSEPAATDGGVDR, translated from the coding sequence ATGCCAGATAATACCACTCACGAATCGGAGCGAAAGGAACGGACCGTCGTGACAGACGGCGGCCGTTCGGACGTCGAACGAGAGAAGGAGATCGACTACCTGAACGTCGAGATCAACCTACTGAAGCCCGGAACACCGTTCATGCGGGATCACAACAGAGTCATCCTGACGGGGTTCTTCCTCTGGGCGATCATCGTCTTCGGGCCGGTCACTGCGACACGGCTAGCGCCGGATCTGATGACCCAGCCGATTCCAGGGCTGGGGTTCCCGCTTCACTACTTCCTGATCGCGATCGGCGGCCCGGGCGGCGCACTCCTCCTGTCGGTCTGGTACGTGCGTAAGCGCGACAAGATCGACGAGAAGTACGGAATCGAGCAGGTACAGGCGCCAGAAACGACCCGAACCGACACGAGCTCGGAGCCGGCGGCAACTGACGGGGGTGTCGATCGATGA
- a CDS encoding VC_2705 family sodium/solute symporter, translating to MNGLAFAALSLIGDAAVVLQADEELLPEGLNIGFKPVPAIIVIAMMGLFLAAGVFYKVADTSDMWVAGRSIGNVENGMAIGSNWMSAASYLGMAALIALSGVYGLAFVVGWTAGYFVLLIFLAAQMRRFGKYTAPDFIGDRFNSDAARAIAAVTTFLIGFVYALGQARGMGLVGLYILGDPGIPGLSGYQAMMVIFMIITIAYLSLSGMLGATKTMVLQYVILIGAFLIGLVVTGYAGGYSTILPQLEYGMLISELSAEFSEPFVNQSYYVWIATAFSLIFGTCGLPHVLVRFYTVENERMARWSCTWGLFFISLLYLSAPAYAAFGTDLYSSEVQPAYGDPGMSAEAGDVIVVLATQLAGLPTWLVGIVAAGGIAAAVATVAGLFIAGSSAISHDIYANIINPDATQRQQVLVGRLSIVALGALTILFSLDPSAPIAALVSFAFSLAATVLFPMFFLGLWWEKTNRQGALAGMSTGLILWLIPMFNEGHFQIAPLGIEFLETWMPAIGSGLIGVPVVFAVTIVVSLVTPEPPLQTKQMVRQCHSPDPMPKDKTAADVVRERNGNGPTPADD from the coding sequence ATGAACGGCCTCGCGTTCGCGGCGCTCTCGCTGATCGGGGACGCCGCCGTCGTGCTGCAAGCGGACGAAGAACTGCTCCCGGAGGGCCTGAACATCGGGTTCAAGCCGGTCCCGGCGATCATCGTCATCGCGATGATGGGCCTGTTCCTGGCGGCCGGCGTCTTCTACAAAGTCGCCGACACGTCGGACATGTGGGTCGCCGGCCGCTCGATCGGGAACGTCGAGAACGGGATGGCTATCGGCTCCAACTGGATGTCGGCAGCATCCTATCTCGGCATGGCTGCGCTCATTGCACTGTCGGGCGTCTACGGGCTGGCGTTCGTCGTCGGCTGGACCGCCGGCTACTTCGTCCTGCTCATCTTCCTGGCCGCTCAGATGCGCCGGTTCGGGAAGTACACCGCGCCGGACTTCATCGGCGATCGATTCAACTCCGACGCCGCTCGCGCTATCGCGGCGGTCACGACGTTCCTCATCGGGTTCGTCTACGCGCTCGGGCAGGCCCGCGGGATGGGACTGGTCGGCCTGTACATCCTCGGCGACCCCGGTATTCCTGGCCTGAGCGGCTATCAGGCGATGATGGTCATCTTCATGATCATCACGATCGCGTACCTTTCGCTGTCGGGGATGCTCGGTGCGACCAAAACGATGGTCCTCCAGTACGTCATCCTCATCGGCGCGTTCCTGATCGGACTGGTGGTGACCGGCTACGCGGGCGGCTACTCGACGATCCTCCCACAGCTCGAGTACGGAATGCTGATCAGCGAACTCAGTGCCGAGTTCTCCGAGCCGTTCGTGAACCAGAGTTACTACGTCTGGATCGCGACGGCGTTCAGCCTGATCTTCGGGACCTGTGGGCTCCCGCACGTCCTCGTTCGCTTCTACACGGTCGAGAACGAGCGAATGGCTCGCTGGTCGTGCACCTGGGGGCTGTTCTTCATCAGCCTGCTGTACCTCTCGGCGCCCGCGTACGCGGCGTTCGGGACCGACCTATACAGCAGCGAGGTCCAGCCGGCATACGGTGACCCGGGCATGAGTGCCGAGGCCGGTGACGTCATCGTCGTGCTGGCGACGCAGCTGGCCGGCCTGCCCACCTGGCTCGTCGGCATCGTCGCGGCGGGCGGCATCGCCGCGGCGGTCGCGACCGTCGCCGGACTGTTCATCGCCGGCTCGTCGGCGATCTCCCACGACATCTACGCGAACATCATCAACCCCGACGCGACCCAGCGCCAGCAGGTTCTCGTCGGCCGACTGAGCATCGTCGCACTCGGCGCGCTGACGATCCTGTTCTCGCTCGACCCGTCCGCCCCGATCGCCGCGCTGGTCTCGTTCGCGTTCTCGCTGGCAGCCACGGTACTGTTCCCGATGTTCTTCCTCGGACTCTGGTGGGAGAAGACGAACCGCCAGGGGGCACTCGCCGGGATGTCCACTGGGCTGATCCTCTGGCTCATCCCGATGTTCAACGAGGGTCATTTCCAGATCGCACCCCTGGGAATCGAGTTCCTGGAGACCTGGATGCCCGCGATCGGCTCCGGACTGATCGGCGTTCCGGTCGTCTTCGCCGTCACGATCGTCGTGTCGCTGGTGACGCCCGAACCGCCCCTCCAGACCAAGCAGATGGTCCGGCAGTGTCACAGCCCGGATCCGATGCCAAAGGACAAGACGGCGGCCGACGTCGTCAGGGAACGAAACGGAAACGGACCCACCCCAGCGGACGACTGA
- a CDS encoding universal stress protein encodes MYERILIPTDGSSVAEVAVEHALDHAEKYGAEVHALYVVDTDAVAYGLGAEQVDRLRQGDFQGMTELREKAEAATGYVRDLAETRGIPVVEHYSGGRPHALIADYVEDNDIDLVVMGSHGRSGVRRALLGSVTERTLRSTTVPVLVVDARKSADE; translated from the coding sequence ATGTACGAACGCATACTCATCCCGACGGACGGTAGCAGCGTGGCGGAAGTAGCGGTCGAGCACGCGCTCGACCACGCGGAGAAGTACGGTGCGGAAGTACACGCGCTGTACGTCGTCGACACCGACGCGGTCGCCTACGGACTCGGTGCCGAGCAGGTCGATCGCCTCAGGCAGGGCGACTTCCAGGGCATGACCGAACTTCGCGAGAAGGCGGAAGCCGCGACCGGGTACGTTCGCGACCTCGCCGAGACGAGGGGCATCCCGGTGGTCGAACACTACTCTGGTGGTCGACCGCACGCCCTGATCGCCGACTACGTCGAGGACAACGACATCGACCTCGTAGTGATGGGCAGCCACGGTCGCTCCGGGGTCAGACGCGCCCTGCTGGGCAGCGTCACCGAACGAACCCTTCGGTCGACGACCGTTCCGGTGCTCGTCGTCGACGCCCGGAAGTCGGCCGACGAGTAA
- a CDS encoding tRNA (cytidine(56)-2'-O)-methyltransferase, which yields MNERRDPEVAVLRLGHRPGRDERMTTHVGLTARALGADRVLLPDNAGQSLETVADITERFGGSFAVELTDSPQGVVRGWEGKVVHLTMYGERVQDVEDAVRASHHEDGDPLLVVVGAEKVPFDVYEEADWNVGVTNQPHSEVAGLAVFLDRLFEGRELEREWEGADRRVVPMETGKRVVSADEE from the coding sequence ATGAACGAGCGTCGCGACCCCGAGGTCGCCGTCCTCCGACTCGGCCACCGCCCCGGGCGAGACGAACGAATGACGACCCACGTCGGCCTGACAGCCCGGGCACTGGGCGCCGACCGCGTCCTCCTCCCGGACAACGCCGGCCAGTCCCTCGAGACGGTCGCGGACATCACCGAACGCTTCGGCGGGTCGTTCGCGGTCGAACTGACCGACTCGCCGCAGGGTGTCGTCCGCGGGTGGGAGGGCAAGGTGGTCCACCTGACGATGTACGGCGAGCGCGTCCAGGACGTCGAGGACGCCGTCCGAGCGAGTCACCACGAGGACGGCGATCCGCTCCTGGTCGTCGTCGGTGCGGAGAAGGTGCCGTTCGACGTCTACGAGGAGGCCGACTGGAATGTCGGTGTGACGAACCAGCCCCACTCCGAGGTCGCGGGGCTGGCCGTCTTCCTCGACCGCCTGTTCGAGGGGCGTGAACTCGAGCGCGAGTGGGAGGGGGCGGATCGGCGCGTGGTTCCGATGGAGACGGGCAAGCGGGTCGTTTCGGCCGACGAGGAGTGA
- a CDS encoding transcription factor yields the protein MAFEDLLEDPVIQKYLHELVGPKGMPVAAAPPDGEVTDEELAETLDLELNDVRRALFILYENDLATYRRLRDEDSGWLTYLWTFEYDNIPENLEEELYRLYDALLDRREYEQNHEFYLCEICSIRFEFGEAMDFGFECPECGSPVESMDNSRLVRAMDDRLDALENELNVESTA from the coding sequence ATGGCTTTTGAGGACCTGCTCGAGGACCCGGTTATCCAGAAGTACTTACACGAGCTCGTCGGTCCCAAGGGGATGCCCGTCGCGGCGGCGCCGCCGGACGGGGAGGTGACCGACGAGGAACTCGCCGAGACGCTGGACCTCGAACTGAACGACGTGCGGCGGGCGCTGTTCATCCTGTACGAGAACGACCTCGCCACCTATCGCCGCCTCCGCGACGAGGATTCCGGCTGGCTCACCTACCTCTGGACGTTCGAGTACGACAATATCCCGGAGAACCTCGAGGAGGAGCTCTACCGGCTCTACGACGCCCTCCTCGACCGTCGGGAGTACGAGCAGAACCACGAGTTCTACCTCTGTGAGATCTGTTCGATCCGCTTCGAATTCGGCGAGGCGATGGACTTCGGCTTCGAGTGCCCCGAGTGTGGCTCGCCCGTCGAATCGATGGACAACAGCCGGCTCGTCCGCGCGATGGACGACCGCCTCGACGCCCTCGAGAACGAACTCAACGTCGAATCCACCGCCTGA
- a CDS encoding DUF2110 family protein produces MVVLATKLYVDGDARQRALDSLRSLVDNEIGELDVEFEIGVRHDDFPSVTIEGEDAVVARNVLREEWGEIVPDLEAGETYVGTLESWDDDGFVLDVGTETGVRIPADQLGLGQGSPAQVRERFGLVQHLPLQFVYRPDEADGSRLADAERDRLFEWTRGDGRLNVNSATRAEVRATLNRAGHAQDYVTIERLGLLEQSVICTDDTDPPGLLSSIGSYLPAELRCVVP; encoded by the coding sequence ATGGTCGTCCTCGCAACCAAACTGTACGTCGACGGCGATGCCCGCCAGCGGGCGCTGGACTCCCTGCGATCGCTGGTCGACAACGAAATCGGCGAACTCGACGTCGAGTTCGAGATCGGCGTCCGACACGACGACTTCCCCTCCGTCACGATCGAGGGCGAGGACGCCGTCGTCGCCCGCAACGTCCTCCGCGAAGAGTGGGGCGAAATCGTCCCCGACCTCGAGGCCGGGGAAACCTACGTCGGCACGCTCGAATCCTGGGACGACGATGGATTCGTCCTGGACGTCGGAACCGAAACCGGGGTTCGAATCCCCGCCGACCAGCTAGGTCTGGGGCAGGGGTCGCCCGCACAGGTCAGGGAACGCTTCGGCCTGGTCCAGCACCTGCCATTGCAGTTCGTCTACCGACCAGACGAGGCGGATGGATCACGGCTGGCCGACGCCGAGCGCGACCGCCTCTTCGAGTGGACCCGCGGGGACGGCCGTCTGAACGTCAACAGTGCGACCCGCGCGGAGGTTCGGGCGACGCTCAACCGCGCCGGCCACGCCCAGGACTACGTCACGATCGAACGGCTGGGTCTGCTCGAGCAGAGCGTCATCTGTACGGACGACACCGACCCGCCGGGGCTGCTCTCGAGCATCGGCTCGTACCTGCCGGCGGAGTTGCGCTGCGTCGTTCCCTGA